A stretch of the Streptomyces sp. NBC_00078 genome encodes the following:
- a CDS encoding trp operon leader peptide translates to MFAHSTQTWWWTAHPAAH, encoded by the coding sequence ATGTTCGCGCATTCGACCCAGACCTGGTGGTGGACCGCTCATCCGGCGGCCCACTGA
- a CDS encoding anthranilate synthase family protein — protein sequence MNLLDLPHDPRPFALLRRRAPGHAIEESATVELLLGPVAAYDRLADLPDEGLALVPFRQIRERGFDVRDDGTPLTFLTPEESYEIPLADALAQLPTHDVRVEGGGFDVGDEEYGEIVGRVLREEIGRGEGANFVIRRTYEGGIPGFSRADALALFRRLLEGERGAYWTFVVHTGDRTLVGASPEVHVRMSGGTVVMNPISGTYRYPAEGPTPEHLLDFLADGKEIEELSMVVDEELKMMCTVGDMGGIVVGPRLKEMAHLAHTEYELRGKSSLDAREVLKETMFAATVTGSPVQNACRVIERHEVGGRGYYAGALALLGRDSGGAQTLDSPILIRTADIDADGRLRVPVGATLVRGSDPASEVAETHAKAAGVLAALGVRPSRPREEHTRARLADDPRVRAALDGRRASLAPFWLRMQEQSAQLTGHALVVDAEDTFTAMLAHVLRSSGLEVTVRRHDEPGLRDAVLAHEGPLVLGPGPGDPSDLDDPRMRFLRELTAAVIQDHRHGVLGVCLGHELIAAELGLEIVRKEVPYQGAQTTVGLFGRRETVGFYNSFVARCDDETAGELAAHGVEVSRSPSYEVHALRGPGFAGVQFHPESILTLNGAAVVRELVGRLRNTTV from the coding sequence ATGAACCTGCTGGACCTGCCGCACGACCCCCGGCCGTTCGCCCTGCTGCGCCGCCGCGCGCCGGGCCATGCCATCGAGGAAAGCGCGACGGTCGAGCTGCTCCTCGGCCCGGTCGCCGCCTACGACCGCCTCGCCGACCTCCCTGACGAGGGCCTCGCCCTGGTCCCCTTCCGTCAGATCCGCGAGCGCGGCTTCGACGTCCGCGACGACGGCACCCCGCTGACGTTCCTCACCCCCGAGGAGTCGTACGAGATCCCGCTCGCCGACGCTCTCGCGCAGCTCCCGACGCACGACGTGCGGGTGGAGGGCGGCGGCTTCGACGTCGGCGACGAGGAGTACGGCGAGATCGTCGGGCGGGTGCTGCGGGAGGAGATCGGGCGGGGCGAGGGCGCGAACTTCGTGATCCGGCGGACGTACGAGGGCGGGATCCCGGGATTCTCCAGGGCCGACGCCCTCGCGCTCTTCCGGCGGCTGCTGGAGGGCGAGCGGGGCGCGTACTGGACGTTCGTCGTGCACACCGGGGACCGCACGCTGGTCGGCGCCAGTCCCGAGGTGCACGTCCGGATGTCCGGCGGCACGGTCGTCATGAACCCGATCAGCGGGACGTACCGGTATCCCGCCGAGGGCCCGACACCCGAACACCTGCTCGACTTCCTCGCCGACGGCAAGGAGATCGAGGAGCTGTCGATGGTCGTCGACGAGGAGCTCAAGATGATGTGCACCGTCGGAGACATGGGCGGGATCGTGGTCGGCCCTCGCCTGAAGGAGATGGCCCATCTCGCGCACACCGAGTACGAGCTGCGCGGGAAGTCCTCACTGGACGCGCGTGAGGTGCTGAAGGAGACGATGTTCGCGGCGACCGTCACCGGGTCGCCCGTGCAGAACGCCTGCCGGGTCATCGAGCGGCACGAGGTCGGTGGGCGCGGCTACTACGCGGGCGCGCTGGCCCTGCTGGGCCGGGACTCCGGGGGCGCGCAGACGCTCGACTCCCCCATCCTCATCCGTACCGCGGACATCGACGCGGACGGGCGGCTGCGGGTGCCGGTCGGCGCGACCCTCGTACGGGGATCGGACCCGGCGAGCGAGGTCGCGGAGACGCACGCGAAGGCGGCGGGTGTGCTGGCGGCCCTGGGCGTACGCCCGTCACGGCCGCGTGAGGAGCACACGCGCGCACGGCTCGCCGACGATCCACGCGTGCGTGCCGCGCTCGACGGGCGCCGGGCCTCGCTGGCCCCCTTCTGGCTGCGGATGCAGGAGCAGTCCGCTCAGCTCACCGGGCACGCCCTGGTCGTCGACGCGGAGGACACCTTCACGGCGATGCTCGCGCATGTGCTGCGCTCCAGCGGTCTGGAGGTGACCGTCCGGCGCCACGACGAGCCCGGTCTGCGGGACGCCGTGCTCGCGCATGAGGGGCCACTCGTGCTGGGCCCCGGCCCCGGTGACCCCTCGGACCTGGACGATCCCAGGATGCGGTTCCTGCGGGAGCTGACCGCCGCGGTGATCCAGGACCACCGGCACGGCGTCCTCGGCGTCTGCCTCGGACACGAGCTGATCGCGGCCGAGCTGGGGCTGGAGATCGTACGGAAGGAAGTGCCCTACCAGGGCGCGCAGACGACGGTCGGCCTGTTCGGGCGGCGCGAGACCGTCGGCTTCTACAACAGCTTCGTGGCGCGCTGCGACGACGAGACCGCGGGGGAACTGGCCGCGCACGGCGTCGAGGTCAGCCGGAGCCCGTCGTACGAAGTGCACGCGCTGCGCGGCCCGGGATTCGCCGGAGTGCAGTTCCACCCGGAGTCGATCCTCACGCTCAACGGCGCCGCCGTGGTGCGGGAGTTGGTCGGCCGGCTGCGGAACACGACCGTGTAG
- a CDS encoding 6-phosphofructokinase, producing the protein MRVGVLTGGGDCPGLNAVIRGIVRKGVQEYGYDFVGYRDGWRGPLEGDTVRLDIPAVRGILPRGGTILGSSRTNPLKQENGIRRIKENLAKQEVDALIAIGGEDTLGVAARLTDEYGVPVVGVPKTIDNDLSATDYTFGFDTAVGIATEAIDRLHTTAESHMRVLVCEVMGRHAGWIALHSGLAGGANVILIPEQRFDVDQVCSWVTSRFKASYAPIVVVAEGAMPKDGDVVLKDGSLDSFGHVRLSGVGEWLAKEIEKRTGKEARTTVLGHIQRGGTPSAFDRWLATRFGLHAIDAVRDGDFGKMVALQGTDIVRVPIAEATAKLKTVDPKLYEEVGVFFG; encoded by the coding sequence ATGCGGGTCGGAGTACTGACCGGAGGCGGCGACTGCCCCGGGCTCAACGCCGTCATCCGGGGCATCGTCCGCAAGGGCGTGCAGGAGTACGGCTACGACTTCGTCGGCTACCGGGACGGCTGGCGCGGACCGCTGGAGGGCGACACCGTCCGCCTCGACATCCCCGCGGTGCGCGGCATCCTGCCCCGCGGCGGCACCATCCTCGGCTCCTCGCGCACGAATCCGCTGAAGCAGGAGAACGGCATCCGCCGGATCAAGGAGAACCTCGCCAAGCAGGAGGTCGACGCGCTCATCGCGATCGGCGGCGAGGACACCCTGGGCGTCGCGGCGCGCCTCACCGACGAGTACGGCGTGCCCGTCGTCGGCGTGCCCAAGACCATCGACAACGACCTGTCCGCCACCGACTACACCTTCGGCTTCGACACCGCGGTCGGCATCGCGACGGAGGCCATCGACCGCCTGCACACCACCGCCGAGTCCCATATGCGGGTCCTGGTCTGCGAGGTGATGGGCCGTCACGCCGGCTGGATCGCACTTCACTCCGGCCTCGCGGGCGGCGCCAACGTCATCCTCATCCCCGAGCAGCGCTTCGACGTCGACCAGGTGTGCTCCTGGGTCACCTCCCGCTTCAAGGCGTCGTACGCACCGATCGTGGTCGTCGCGGAGGGCGCCATGCCGAAGGACGGCGACGTGGTCCTCAAGGACGGGTCGCTGGACTCCTTCGGACACGTCCGTCTGTCGGGAGTCGGTGAATGGCTGGCCAAGGAGATCGAGAAGCGCACCGGCAAGGAGGCCCGTACCACCGTCCTCGGCCACATCCAGCGCGGCGGTACCCCCAGCGCGTTCGACCGCTGGCTCGCCACCCGCTTCGGCCTGCACGCCATCGACGCCGTCCGTGACGGTGACTTCGGGAAGATGGTCGCCCTGCAAGGCACCGACATCGTCCGGGTCCCGATCGCGGAGGCCACGGCCAAACTGAAGACGGTGGACCCGAAGCTGTACGAGGAGGTCGGGGTCTTCTTCGGCTGA
- a CDS encoding response regulator transcription factor, with protein MTVSTDGQRDPIRVMVVDDHPMWRDAVARDLAESGFDVVATAGDGDQAVRRAKAAAPDVLVLDLNLPAKPGVQVCKELVGHNPALRVLVLSASGEHADVLEAVKSGATGYLLKSASTEELLDAVRRTAVGDPVFTPGLAGLVLGEYRRLASEPGPAADTGESKVPQLTDRETEVLRLVAKGLSYKQIAERLVISHRTVQNHVQNTLGKLQLHNRVELVRYAIERGLDDE; from the coding sequence ATGACGGTTTCCACCGACGGGCAGCGGGACCCGATCAGGGTCATGGTGGTCGACGACCATCCGATGTGGCGCGACGCCGTCGCCCGCGACCTGGCCGAGTCCGGCTTCGACGTGGTCGCCACCGCCGGCGACGGCGACCAGGCCGTGCGCCGCGCCAAGGCCGCCGCCCCCGACGTCCTGGTCCTCGACCTGAACCTGCCGGCCAAGCCCGGCGTCCAGGTCTGCAAGGAACTCGTCGGCCACAACCCGGCGTTGCGGGTCCTCGTGCTGTCCGCGAGCGGCGAGCACGCCGACGTCCTGGAGGCCGTGAAGTCCGGCGCGACCGGCTATCTGCTGAAGTCGGCGTCGACCGAGGAACTCCTGGACGCGGTGCGCCGTACGGCCGTCGGGGACCCGGTGTTCACACCGGGCCTGGCCGGACTGGTCCTCGGCGAGTACCGCCGTCTCGCCTCCGAGCCCGGGCCCGCCGCCGACACCGGCGAATCCAAGGTCCCGCAGCTCACCGACCGCGAGACGGAGGTGCTGCGCCTGGTCGCCAAGGGCCTGAGCTACAAGCAGATCGCCGAACGCCTCGTCATCTCCCACCGCACGGTGCAGAACCACGTCCAGAACACTCTCGGCAAGCTCCAGCTGCACAACAGAGTCGAACTCGTGCGTTACGCGATAGAGCGCGGACTTGACGACGAGTAA